In Halichondria panicea chromosome 17, odHalPani1.1, whole genome shotgun sequence, a single window of DNA contains:
- the LOC135351375 gene encoding uncharacterized protein LOC135351375 codes for MLHPYYFKQSRTFPALHCCCTTYIKEVVCLDPKGFQHCVCVTFCKCEPEAVTLVRHNMWPATPATPTLAFHQDLLLWMESLLLEGCIGVDAFCRSLEYKIGRDISKQLRKIYPVMIDAFEEYRFNRYQLDCLLFLSPDLNTTAICPACPQSNGTQIISMDGVFGLCRKKSAGVSVRPPLFSGVFFEEQQAVDEFVADYDTFGQIIDKGCHEFLAGDTLRSKSRYAALDETAVFGSICRHEFPQRFLNMKHGERLAYPVYLLKKAHQNKGDKCLLLLYDIACLLETHLKNCGHLDMLEKTTLGVPIFHVYGHCAFCQLTYSPRVLTGCGLTDGEAMERLWSYLRRFAKSTKEMRPSHRIDVLTSALLHYASRVRLNLGASLVKRLKNAQNTQHSATEDLSKLINESNGTLTESSAEQLQKQQHGLFARSQTDLSFGQRHKTFQNILHIARERRFLISTKARYADGQSIAARLAKKISSSTSTLKRTVSRFNGMRHDQFEGVAYHLPANLNWETVSNLEELSTLEVASAGNCTIPIHLWIKVVRACNMKERATEEVKMIMEEINTVANNLKYEHSVISRHIQDIATSDSLSLFQKGCLNLLHRRLLLCESYLITFSRTVNQYHTVELPDTSLLGPDGTFFYNCQINS; via the exons ATGCTTCACCCATACTATTTCAAGCAGTCGAGAACCTTTCCAGCACTTCACTGTTGCTGTACAACTTACATAAAAGAAGTTGTTTGTCTTGACCCTAAAG GTTTCCAGCATTGTGTGTGCGTAACCTTCTGCAAGTGTGAGCCTGAGGCTGTTACTCTTGTGCGGCATAACATGTGGCCAGCGACACCAGCAACTCCCACCCTAGCATTTCATCAGGATCTGCTACTATGGATGGAGTCACTTTTGCTGGAAGGGTGTATTGGTGTCGATGCTTTTTGTCGTTCTCTTGAATACAAAATTGGAAGAGATATCAGCAAACAA CTCCGGAAGATCTATCCTGTCATGATTGATGCGTTTGAAGAATATAG GTTCAACAGATATCAACTCGACTGTCTTCTATTTTTGTCTCCTGACTTGAACACTACAGCTATCTGCCCTGCCTGTCCTCAG AGCAATGGAACTCAAATTATATCCATGGATGGTGTATTTGGACTATGTCGGAAAAAGTCTGCTGGTGTTAGTGTTCGACCACCACTCTTCTCTGGTGTATTCTTTGAGGAACAGCAAGCAGTAGATGAGTTTGTTGCTGATTATGATACATTTGGCCAGATAATCGACAAG GGGTGTCATGAGTTCCTCGCTGGAGACACTTTGCGCTCCAAATCAAGGTACGCAGCTCTAGATGAAACTGCCGTGTTTGGAAGCATCTGTCGTCATGAGTTTCCCCAAAGATTTCTAAATATGAAGCATGGAGAAAG ACTAGCATATCCTGTGTACCTGCTAAAGAAGGCACACCAAAACAAGGGTGACAAGTGTCTGTTGTTACTGTATGATATTGCCTGCTTACTCGAAACTCATCTGAAG AATTGTGGACATCTTGACATGTTAGAAAAGACAACATTAGGAGTGCCAATTTTTCATGTCTATGGGCATTGTGCATTCTGTCAG ctgacaTATTCACCTAGAGTCCTAACTGGATGCGGACTTACTGATGGTGaagctatggagagactgTGGTCATATCTAAGAAGATTTGCTAAATCCACCAAAGAAATGCGACCATCTCATCGCATTGATGTCCTTACCTCAGCTCTATTACATTATGCATCAAGAGTACGTCTTAATCTAG GGGCATCGTTAGTCAAAAGGCTGAAGAACGCCCAAAACACTCAACATAGTGCAACAGAGGACTTATCAAAGCTAATCAATGAGTCAAATG GTACACTGACGGAGTCATCAGCTGAACAATTGCAGAAACAACAACACGGGCTGTTCGCAAGGAGTCAAACTGATCTGA GTTTCGGGCAACGTCACAAAACCTTTCAGAACATCCTTCATATTGCTCGCGAGCGTAGGTTTTTAATATCTACCAAAGCGAGATACGCTG ATGGTCAATCGATTGCTGCACGCCTTGCAAAGAAGATATCATCAAGTACGAGTACGCTGAAACGAACAGTGAGCAGATTTAATGGTATGCGTCATGATCAATTTGAAGGAGTAGCATACCATCTGCCAGCCAATTTGAATTGGGAGACAGTTTCCAATTTGGAAGAATTGTCTACGTTGGAGGTCGCGTCGGCTGGAAATTGTACCATTCCCATTCATTTGTGGATAAAAGTTGTGAGAGCGTGTAATATGAAGGAAAGGGCAACGGAAGAAGTGAAGATGATAATGgaagaaattaatactgttgCCAACAACCTGAAATACGAGCATTCCGTAATAAGTCGTCATATACAGGATATCGCCACATCTGATAGTCTGTCTCTGTTTCAGAAAGGTTGCCTTAACCTTTTGCATCGAAGATTATTACTTTGCGAATCTTATTTAATTACGTTTTCCAGAACAGTTAACCAGTATCATACTGTAGAGCTACCTGATACGAGCTTATTAGGTCCAGATGGtacatttttttacaattgTCAAATTAATTCATGA
- the LOC135351359 gene encoding uncharacterized protein LOC135351359: MISTAIFILSATALAIVLLAHDCNGSILYVRPDNGSNTTCPRKQCKTLDQYANVHVSHLNNTQFIFMPGLHTLSKNFRIDSLMNIELISMSDSKNETETAEIQCYKAAGFIFKNINFLTIKNLQISACGQIIPDSVYNNLESPLSFQAAVALKDVAALTMQSITIRDSNGYGIAAEGLYGYSIMEDCLLVSNTGGEKFIGGNLVLKYADCPVIDTNEQVYVGIVRSKFLYGSAYYSNDKHDPHIALQTKATGISLLLSCTNVIINMSEVQLKYNEAYSFSSKGGNLFILLGNTIQYTSNTVIVENSNIDNGTAVKGGGAYVRFKQPPQEPDNITVPCENFVSFKNVSFNGNKGRFKGGALYILFETASMYNYCPKGTVEIDSCYFVDNILNASKADSGLAINIYCYLINGVEATSVPFNIVSITRNHFLGNKLLTQKENSFDIISGGATVFISKQRRQTFISDSSFVNNGKTAISAFGSNIVFSGIVNITNNTGLDGGGLVLCQSSYILFAPNTTVTFENNRAILSGGGIYAEDQCLQSEPLCFYQVHNSNKSLTKHQRISILDTIHVVMINNTAGYAGSQIFGGFMDKCYTTFGKDNKLVYNKIFNEISWQRNDSDLSYITSYPKHICFCENNLPNCNKDYRTINITIYPGEPFTVSLVGVGQFKNPVPATIKANTSHSSDKMYSRTIKDVCTSTTFLVKSAQPTRFDKLSITVSSDLGYTTRSSLRSINIHYRSCPLGTYIHNSACHYEDIHFEYRANNQTIKKTENTWVGYYNAADHSDSETVSGFIHFNYCPLWYCNNKTVINVNETYFDQNSQCHEREGILCGACLKQHSLAIASSSCLRCDNISRSYFPLLALATLAITALVLLFMLCCNVTITDGTVSGFLFYSSLFNINIKLFLRVSKRYTYLAEFFAWMNLDIGVTTCFYDGFDAFWQAILNFFIPVFIWCILGLIIFATSKSSRITELVGDNPVKVLATLVLISYTKILQAEVAVFSCPPIEIHTNSSKILKYYWLPDGNVPCWQGKHLALVVIGVLFGIATVLYTLMLLFIQPLQRYSHVRGLKWVAKLKPFFDAYTSPHVIKHRYRFWTGLLLLCRMINSISFALFSYTNTYKHYGIEVVLICFLITSLMGCFGGVYKNKWLSALNSSFYFNLTLLSCVTFYSLTKNSSFKNSANIIQEIATSISLGIAFVTFLFILSYHVYKRLKKTGLLARCAGRIQGTRCWRSAVGYWNRGRIQYVRLPQEDPQDREVDNDFNGERRLDDDCQWERELHVDVQDRELNGDRHDDRQLSRVCDDNWKNGESNTEPNEEEPFDKGIVGPSGDTSK; the protein is encoded by the coding sequence ATGATTTCGACAGCAATTTTCATCCTCAGCGCAACTGCGTTAGCTATAGTACTGCTTGCTCACGATTGTAATGGCAGTATTTTGTACGTCAGACCAGACAATGGATCGAACACAACATGCCCAAGGAAACAATGCAAGACACTGGACCAATAtgcaaatgtacatgtaagtcatTTGAACAATACACAGTTTATTTTTATGCCAGGATTGCACACTCTCAGTAAAAACTTTCGTATTGACTCTCTCATGAATATTGAACTCATTAGTATGAGCGATAGCAAAAATGAAACAGAAACTGCAGAAATTCAGTGTTATAAAGCAGCAGGATTTATTTTTAAGAATATAAACTTTCTCACTATCAAAAATCTGCAAATTTCCGCATGTGGTCAAATAATACCAGATAGTGTTTACAACAATTTAGAAAGCCCACTCTCCTTTCAAGCGGCAGTTGCTCTTAAAGATGTGGCTGCTCTAACAATGCAATCGATAACCATTCGAGACAGTAATGGATACGGGATAGCTGCTGAGGGACTGTATGGATACTCAATAATGGAGGACTGCCTACTGGTGAGCAACACGGGTGGCGAAAAATTCATAGGGGGTAATCTTGTACTGAAGTATGCAGATTGTCCTGTTATTGACACAAACGAGCAGGTTTATGTTGGAATTGTGAGATCTAAGTTCTTATATGGAAGTGCATATTATAGTAACGACAAACATGACCCACATATCGCACTTCAAACCAAAGCAACTGGCATATCTTTGCTCCTTTCCTGCACAAATGTTATTATTAACATGTCAGAGGTGCAACTAAAGTACAACGAAGCATACAGCTTTTCCAGCAAAGGAGGAAACCTTTTCATTCTGCTCGGAAACACCATACAATATACGAGCAATACGGTCATTGTGGAGAACAGTAACATTGACAATGGAACAGCGGTTAAGGGTGGAGGAGCATACGTTAGATTCAAGCAGCCTCCCCAAGAACCTGACAACATAACAGTTCCATGTGAAAACTTTGTTAGTTTTAAAAATGTTAGCTTTAATGGTAACAAAGGTAGATTTAAAGGAGGTGCTCTGTACATACTGTTCGAAACAGCAAGCATGTACAACTATTGTCCCAAGGGAACTGTTGAAATAGACAGCTGTTACTTTGTAGACAATATTTTAAATGCTTCCAAGGCAGACAGTGGCCTAGCTATCAACATCTATTGCTATTTGATCAACGGAGTGGAAGCAACATCTGTTCCCTTCAATATAGTGAGCATTACTCGAAATCACTTTCTGGGAAACAAACTATTAACGCAGAAGGAAAATAGTTTCGATATAATTTCCGGAGGAGCCACTGTGTTCATTAGTAAACAGAGAAGACAAACATTTATCAGTGACTCTAGCTTTGTAAACAACGGCAAAACAGCAATTTCAGCTTTCGGATCAAATATTGTGTTCAGTGGTATTGTGAACATAACAAATAATACAGGCCTTGACGGTGGGGGCCTAGTTCTCTGTCAGTCCTCGTACATTTTGTTTGCCCCAAATACCACAGTGACGTTTGAAAATAACAGAGCCATTTTATCTGGAGGAGGCATATACGCAGAAGATCAGTGCTTACAATCTGAACCACTGTGTTTTTATCAAGTGCACAACAGTAACAAGTCGTTAACTAAACATCAAAGGATCTCAATATTGGACACTATTCACGTGGTAATGATCAACAACACTGCTGGATACGCTGGAAGTCAGATATTTGGAGGGTTTATGGACAAATGCTATACAACATTTGGCAAGGACAATAAACTAGTATACAACAAGATTTTTAACGAAATTTCATGGCAAAGAAATGATTCTGATCTTTCCTACATCACTTCTTACCCAAAGCATATATGCTTCTGTGAAAACAACCTACCTAACTGTAACAAAGACTACAGAACTATCAATATAACAATATACCCTGGTGAACCTTTTACAGTTAGTTTAGTAGGCGTTGGGCAATTCAAAAACCCTGTTCCAGCAACAATCAAAGCAAATACCAGCCACTCAAGTGACAAGATGTACAGTCGTACAATAAAGGATGTCTGTACTTCTACGACATTTTTAGTAAAATCAGCACAACCGACTAGATTTGACAAACTTAGCATCACTGTCTCCTCTGACTTAGGTTACACAACAAGAAGCAGCCTACGATCGATCAACATTCACTATAGGTCTTGTCCTCTGGGAACGTACATACACAACTCTGCCTGTCACTATGAAGACATTCATTTCGAATACAGAGCTAATAACCAAACTATAAAAAAGACTGAAAATACATGGGTAGGATACTACAACGCTGCTGATCATTCCGACTCTGAAACCGTTAGTGGGTTCATACATTTCAACTATTGTCCACTGTGGTACTGCAACAACAAAACAGTTATCAATGTTAATGAAACCTATTTTGATCAAAACTCTCAGTGTCATGAAAGGGAGGGCATTTTGTGTGGAGCGTGCTTAAAGCAACATAGTTTAGCTATTGCCTCTAGCAGTTGCCTTCGCTGTGACAACATCAGTCGATCGTACTTTCCTCTCCTAGCGCTAGCTACACTGGCTATTACAGCTCTAGTACTACTCTTTATGCTGTGCTGTAATGTGACCATCACTGATGGCACTGTTAGTGGATTTCTATTCTACTCTAGTTTGTTCAACATCAACATAAAATTGTTTTTGAGAGTATCAAAACGATACACATATCTTGCGGAATTTTTTGCATGGATGAATTTAGATATTGGTGTAACAACTTGCTTTTACGATGGGTTTGATGCATTTTGGCAGGCAATATTAAACTTTTTTATTCCTGTTTTCATTTGGTGCATTCTTGGACTTATAATTTTTGCAACATCAAAGTCTAGCCGGATTACGGAGCTTGTTGGAGACAACCCTGTAAAAGTTCTAGCTACACTTGTTCTTATTTCTTACACAAAAATTCTTCAAGCTGAAGTAGCTGTGTTTTCCTGTCCACCAATTGAAATTCATACTAATTCTTCTAAAATCCTCAAGTATTACTGGCTCCCCGATGGTAATGTACCGTGTTGGCAAGGGAAGCACCTAGCTCTGGTGGTGATTGGAGTTTTGTTTGGAATAGCTACTGTTCTGTACACTTTAATGCTCCTCTTTATTCAACCATTGCAAAGATATTCTCATGTGAGGGGACTGAAATGGGTGGCCAAACTAAAGCCATTTTTTGACGCTTACACTAGCCCTCATGTGATCAAGCATCGCTATCGATTCTGGACTGGACTTTTACTCCTATGTAGAATGATTAACAGTATTTCGTTTGCTCTTTTTTCCTACACAAACACATATAAACATTATGGAATTGAAGTAGTACTCATTTGTTTCCTGATAACAAGCTTAATGGGGTGCTTCGGTGGAGTCTACAAAAATAAGTGGCTTTCTGCTCTCAACTCTTCGTTCTACTTCAACCTCACTCTACTGTCTTGTGTAACATTTTATTCTCTAACCAAAAATTCTTCTTTTAAGAACAGTGCAAATATTATTCAAGAGATTGCCACCTCCATTTCACTAGGCATAGCCTTTGTGACGTTCCTGTTCATTCTT